A single region of the Pseudalkalibacillus berkeleyi genome encodes:
- a CDS encoding cytochrome C assembly family protein, translating to MSSFRWIYDLTIILYALSVLGYFVDFLQNNRKANRIAFWLLSIVWVLQFAVLVFRVFETNRFPVLTPTEGLFFYSWMIVTLSLLINWFFRVDFFVFFTNIIGFILMAVSWFAPNSYVSPQFSDQLINELAIIHITMAFIAYGAFTLSSILSIMYVTQYNMLKEKKVGKKLWRFDSLGKLDNLSYLLNVVGVPIMFLSLVLGLIYGYKMNLAPAIFYDAKVISSFIVLIVYGYYLYLRVVRGTYGRQLSYWNVAGLLVILINYFLAATLTEFHLWY from the coding sequence GTGAGTAGTTTTAGGTGGATTTATGACCTTACAATTATTTTATACGCATTAAGTGTATTAGGATATTTTGTTGATTTCCTACAAAACAACCGGAAGGCGAACCGAATTGCCTTCTGGTTGCTTTCTATTGTCTGGGTATTGCAATTTGCCGTTCTAGTCTTTCGGGTATTTGAAACGAATCGATTTCCAGTATTGACGCCGACTGAAGGGCTATTCTTTTATTCATGGATGATTGTAACCCTATCATTATTGATCAACTGGTTCTTCCGAGTTGACTTTTTTGTTTTCTTTACAAATATTATTGGATTTATCCTAATGGCTGTCAGTTGGTTTGCACCAAACAGTTATGTCTCTCCTCAATTTTCAGATCAATTGATTAATGAGCTTGCTATCATCCACATTACGATGGCTTTCATCGCATATGGTGCGTTTACGTTGTCTAGCATCCTTTCAATTATGTATGTGACGCAGTACAACATGTTGAAAGAGAAGAAAGTCGGGAAGAAGCTCTGGCGATTTGATAGCCTTGGGAAGCTAGACAATTTATCATATCTCCTTAATGTAGTAGGGGTCCCAATCATGTTCCTTAGCTTAGTTTTGGGGTTGATATACGGCTATAAAATGAATCTTGCACCTGCTATTTTCTATGATGCTAAAGTAATTAGCTCATTCATTGTTTTGATTGTTTATGGTTATTATTTATATTTAAGGGTTGTAAGAGGCACTTATGGTCGACAATTATCCTATTGGAATGTTGCGGGATTGCTTGTCATCCTGATTAATTACTTTTTGGCGGCTACATTGACAGAATTTCATCTTTGGTACTAG
- a CDS encoding amino acid ABC transporter permease — MPSFAHFFETFIDSYPVFFKGMLLTLQVTAVSIFIAIFIGLFFAILKISKIKVLEGIANVYIYIVRGTPLIVQIFIFYFGLSELNISGFWSATLALAFHNGAYIAEIFRGTIQSIDKGQMEAGRSLGMTTALTMRRIILPQAFRRALPPLGNQFIIGLKDSSLAAFIGMYELFNVATTSGANSFDSMTYLLIVAVYYLILVFLLTAVVGIMEKKLSASD; from the coding sequence TTGCCAAGTTTTGCTCACTTTTTTGAGACATTTATTGATAGTTATCCAGTGTTCTTTAAAGGTATGCTACTTACCTTGCAGGTTACAGCAGTATCTATTTTCATCGCAATTTTTATAGGACTTTTCTTCGCAATACTGAAAATTTCTAAAATAAAAGTATTGGAAGGTATTGCAAATGTCTATATTTACATTGTGCGAGGAACACCGTTGATCGTACAAATCTTTATTTTCTACTTCGGACTTTCAGAGTTGAATATTTCAGGGTTCTGGTCTGCGACGCTCGCGCTCGCCTTCCATAACGGTGCTTACATAGCGGAGATTTTCCGTGGCACGATCCAGTCCATTGACAAAGGTCAAATGGAGGCAGGACGTTCCTTAGGAATGACGACAGCTCTTACGATGAGAAGGATCATTTTACCACAAGCGTTCCGCAGAGCTCTCCCACCTCTCGGGAATCAGTTCATCATAGGGTTAAAGGATTCCTCGTTAGCTGCATTCATTGGTATGTACGAGCTATTTAATGTAGCAACAACTTCAGGTGCAAATAGCTTTGATTCAATGACTTATTTATTGATCGTAGCTGTTTACTATTTGATTCTCGTTTTCTTATTAACAGCCGTTGTTGGCATAATGGAGAAAAAGCTCTCAGCTAGTGATTAA
- a CDS encoding uroporphyrinogen-III synthase, with product MMKREKPLSGQKILITRSEEQALPFVREIEKKGGEALVIPLLSFRLPDDTSNVRQAIHQVDDFQWIVFTSQNAVRFFIQLMNEEKLPISRLQACKIAAIGRKTYHLLKDLGVKVDFYPSEFVGEQFVTEFKTQTDRSDRVFIPHGNLSRSTIKDSLREFGLDVHDVILYETYFDPKHQTKLREVMDQHIDILTFTSPSTVHFFFKIVGEDFSLNDRYTACIGPITANALKEYGISANIIAKEYTIDGLVDSIESFIQKEE from the coding sequence ATGATGAAACGGGAGAAGCCTTTATCAGGTCAGAAAATATTAATAACGAGATCTGAGGAACAGGCGCTTCCTTTTGTTCGTGAAATTGAAAAAAAAGGAGGGGAAGCGCTTGTCATCCCCCTCCTTTCTTTTCGGTTACCAGATGATACGTCAAATGTGAGACAAGCCATCCATCAGGTCGATGATTTTCAATGGATTGTTTTTACATCTCAAAATGCTGTTCGTTTTTTTATCCAATTGATGAACGAAGAAAAACTACCTATAAGCAGGTTGCAAGCATGTAAAATTGCAGCAATCGGAAGAAAAACGTATCATTTACTTAAAGATTTAGGTGTGAAGGTAGACTTCTACCCTTCTGAGTTTGTTGGAGAGCAGTTTGTAACTGAATTTAAAACTCAAACGGACCGGTCAGATCGTGTATTCATTCCACACGGTAATTTATCAAGATCGACCATTAAGGATTCACTTAGAGAATTTGGCTTAGATGTCCATGATGTCATTCTATATGAGACGTATTTTGACCCAAAGCATCAAACTAAGTTAAGAGAAGTGATGGATCAGCATATTGATATTTTAACTTTTACAAGTCCATCAACTGTTCATTTCTTTTTCAAAATAGTTGGAGAAGACTTTTCGTTAAATGATCGTTACACAGCGTGCATTGGACCGATTACAGCTAACGCACTTAAAGAATATGGGATAAGCGCAAATATCATTGCAAAAGAATATACGATTGACGGCTTAGTCGATTCGATTGAGTCCTTTATTCAAAAGGAGGAGTAA
- the hemC gene encoding hydroxymethylbilane synthase, whose translation MRKIVVGSRRSKLAMTQTRWVIDQLKKAGAPFEFEIKEIVTKGDQILNVTLSKVGGKGLFVKEIEQAMIDEEIDFAVHSMKDMPSVLPDGLELACTPPREDYRDALISENHTKFEDLPAGSVIGTSSLRRGAQLLAKRQDIKIQWIRGNIDTRISKLETDNYDAIVLAAAGLKRMGWSDDIVTEYLEQDVCIPAVGQGSLAIECRETDQELKSWLEKINCPETFDTVKAERAFLRTLEGGCQVPIGGLAELDSESSIIKLTGFVSTPDGKTIIKDTIEGTNPEEIGTVLAKRLDERGAKDILDQVKEELDQS comes from the coding sequence ATGCGAAAGATCGTTGTCGGTTCTCGTAGAAGTAAATTAGCAATGACCCAAACACGTTGGGTGATTGATCAGTTGAAAAAAGCGGGTGCACCATTCGAGTTTGAAATTAAAGAGATCGTCACAAAAGGTGATCAAATTCTAAATGTAACTCTATCCAAAGTTGGTGGAAAGGGATTATTCGTTAAAGAAATTGAACAAGCAATGATTGACGAAGAAATTGATTTTGCAGTTCATAGTATGAAAGATATGCCATCGGTTCTTCCTGATGGATTGGAGTTAGCATGCACACCTCCACGTGAAGACTATCGTGATGCACTCATTTCTGAGAATCATACCAAATTTGAAGATCTTCCAGCTGGATCAGTAATAGGTACGAGTAGTCTCAGAAGAGGCGCACAACTATTAGCGAAGCGTCAGGATATTAAGATTCAATGGATTCGTGGTAATATTGACACAAGGATTTCTAAACTTGAAACGGATAATTACGACGCGATTGTCCTTGCAGCAGCAGGACTTAAACGTATGGGTTGGTCAGATGACATCGTTACTGAGTATTTAGAACAAGACGTTTGTATCCCTGCAGTAGGACAAGGTTCACTTGCTATTGAATGTCGTGAAACAGACCAAGAATTAAAGTCTTGGTTAGAGAAGATTAATTGTCCAGAGACATTCGATACGGTAAAAGCTGAACGTGCATTCTTAAGAACACTTGAAGGGGGATGCCAAGTTCCGATTGGTGGACTTGCTGAGCTTGATTCCGAGTCAAGTATCATTAAATTGACTGGATTTGTATCAACGCCTGACGGTAAAACAATTATTAAAGATACAATTGAAGGCACAAATCCTGAAGAGATTGGAACAGTGTTAGCTAAACGCCTAGATGAACGAGGCGCAAAAGATATATTAGATCAAGTTAAAGAGGAGCTTGATCAGTCATGA
- a CDS encoding transporter substrate-binding domain-containing protein: MKKFSLWATMLLAFSLLLAACGGSDSGNGEGESKYDLAESDKFTFASSGEFAPFSTTDASGEMSGFDIEVAEAVAKELGLEPNQEKFKFASIVEGVKTGRFDAAVASHTITDERKKAVDFSTPYYYSGPQIFTRPDSDIQTLDDLKGKEIAVSKGSTYAKTAKEVTDQIRVYDSDVTALEALSKGKHDAVITDFVTGKEAIGKGFKIEARELLGRSEQAIAVSKENEQLLKDINKALETLREDGTLKELSKKYFGEDITTKPE, translated from the coding sequence ATGAAGAAATTCAGTCTATGGGCAACAATGTTGTTAGCATTTTCTCTACTCCTAGCTGCATGTGGTGGTTCGGATAGTGGAAATGGTGAGGGAGAGTCAAAGTACGATCTCGCAGAAAGCGATAAGTTTACCTTTGCATCCTCGGGGGAGTTTGCACCATTTAGTACGACAGATGCTTCAGGTGAAATGTCTGGATTTGATATTGAAGTAGCTGAAGCGGTTGCGAAAGAATTAGGGTTAGAACCTAACCAAGAGAAATTTAAGTTCGCAAGTATTGTCGAAGGTGTAAAAACAGGTCGTTTCGATGCAGCGGTAGCTAGTCATACGATTACAGATGAACGAAAGAAAGCTGTAGATTTTTCAACGCCATATTATTATTCAGGTCCACAAATCTTTACAAGACCAGATAGTGATATTCAAACACTCGATGATTTGAAAGGGAAAGAAATTGCTGTTTCTAAAGGTTCAACTTATGCAAAAACTGCAAAAGAAGTAACCGATCAAATTAGAGTTTATGATAGTGATGTAACCGCGCTTGAAGCATTAAGTAAAGGGAAACATGATGCTGTTATTACAGACTTTGTAACTGGAAAAGAAGCGATCGGTAAAGGGTTCAAAATTGAAGCAAGAGAATTACTTGGCAGAAGTGAGCAAGCGATTGCTGTCTCTAAAGAGAATGAACAACTATTGAAAGATATTAATAAAGCACTCGAAACTTTACGTGAAGACGGAACATTAAAGGAACTGAGTAAGAAGTACTTTGGTGAAGATATTACGACAAAGCCTGAGTAA
- a CDS encoding amino acid ABC transporter ATP-binding protein has protein sequence MSEKREMIKIEKLNKKFGDLHVLKDVDMVVKENDVVVLIGASGSGKSTLLRCLNFLEIKNDGKIIIEEKEIDPKSDNLNKVRERVGMVFQHFNLFPHKTVLENVIEAPTMVKGLSKAKAMKEGKDLLDKVGLADKANVYPSKLSGGQKQRVAIARALAMKPDIMLFDEPTSALDPELVGEVLSTMKQLAKEGMTMVVVTHEMGFAKEVADWVFYMHDGRIVEKGHPEDLFNQPKEQRTQDFLSSIL, from the coding sequence ATGAGCGAAAAACGTGAAATGATCAAAATAGAGAAATTGAATAAGAAATTCGGTGACTTACATGTCCTTAAAGATGTCGATATGGTTGTCAAAGAGAACGATGTTGTCGTATTGATTGGAGCAAGTGGTTCCGGTAAGAGTACCTTACTCAGGTGTCTTAATTTCTTAGAGATTAAAAACGACGGGAAAATTATTATTGAAGAGAAGGAAATCGATCCTAAGAGTGATAATTTGAATAAGGTCCGTGAAAGGGTCGGAATGGTCTTTCAGCATTTTAATCTGTTTCCCCATAAAACAGTGCTTGAAAATGTGATTGAAGCACCTACTATGGTTAAAGGATTAAGTAAAGCGAAAGCAATGAAAGAAGGGAAGGATTTGTTAGATAAAGTCGGTCTTGCAGACAAGGCCAATGTTTATCCTTCTAAATTATCCGGGGGACAAAAGCAACGTGTTGCAATCGCTAGAGCGCTCGCTATGAAACCTGATATCATGTTGTTTGATGAACCAACGTCAGCATTAGACCCTGAACTGGTTGGAGAAGTTTTATCAACAATGAAACAATTAGCCAAAGAGGGAATGACGATGGTTGTCGTTACACATGAAATGGGATTTGCGAAGGAAGTAGCTGATTGGGTATTCTATATGCATGACGGAAGGATTGTTGAAAAGGGGCACCCAGAAGATCTTTTCAACCAACCTAAAGAACAACGAACACAAGATTTTCTTAGTTCTATACTGTAA
- the yihA gene encoding ribosome biogenesis GTP-binding protein YihA/YsxC produces MKINTAELIISAVKKEQYPNDLKPEIALAGRSNVGKSSFINKMINRKSLARTSSKPGKTQTLNFYLLNEKMYFVDVPGYGFAKVSKKERDAWGRMIEEYIMESKDLKAVVLLVDIRHAPSKEDQMMYEWLNHFEIPVLVVATKADKIPKGKHQKHIKVIRETLKMEKGTVVLPFSSETSFGKEKVWSTIESQL; encoded by the coding sequence ATGAAAATCAATACTGCTGAACTTATAATCAGCGCCGTAAAAAAAGAACAATACCCAAATGACCTGAAGCCGGAAATCGCATTAGCAGGACGATCTAATGTTGGGAAATCTTCGTTCATTAACAAGATGATCAACCGAAAGAGCCTAGCGCGAACGTCTTCTAAGCCGGGGAAAACACAAACTCTCAACTTTTATTTATTAAATGAAAAGATGTATTTTGTGGATGTTCCCGGATATGGATTTGCAAAAGTCTCTAAGAAAGAACGAGACGCATGGGGACGCATGATAGAAGAATATATCATGGAAAGTAAAGACTTGAAAGCTGTTGTCTTACTCGTTGATATTCGACATGCACCATCTAAGGAAGACCAAATGATGTATGAGTGGCTGAACCACTTCGAGATCCCTGTATTAGTCGTGGCAACAAAAGCCGATAAGATTCCAAAAGGGAAGCATCAAAAACACATTAAAGTAATACGGGAAACATTGAAAATGGAAAAAGGCACAGTAGTCCTTCCTTTCTCTTCGGAGACCTCATTCGGTAAGGAAAAAGTCTGGTCAACCATTGAAAGTCAACTTTAG
- the lon gene encoding endopeptidase La, whose amino-acid sequence MAQTREIPLLPLRGLLVYPSMVLHLDVGRKKSVQALEQVMMDDQKIFLSTQKEVAIEEPTEEEIYHMGTLVKVNQMLKLPNGTIRVLVEGLQRGKIQQFQEQEEYLEVKVDLIDERQNADSEEMALMRMLLQYFEQYINLSKKVTAETLASVQDIEEPGRLADVVSSHLPLKIKQKQEILETLDIKERLNKIIKILNNEKEVLGLEKKIGQRVKKSMEKTQKEYYLREQMKAIQKELGDKEGKAGEISTLKEKIEESQMPENVQKTALKELDRYEKMPQTSAESSVIRNYIEWLLNIPWFEETEDNLDINHAEDILNEDHYGLEKVKERVLEYLAVQQLTNSLKGPILCLVGPPGVGKTSLARSIARTLGRNFVRISLGGVRDEAEIRGHRRTYVGAMPGRLIQGMKKAGSVNPVFLLDEIDKMANDFRGDPASALLEVLDPEQNHTFSDHYIEEPYDLSKVMFVTTANNMATIPGPLLDRMELIQIAGYTEVEKLHIAKQYLVKKQTEAHGLTKGKVQIRDEAILEVVRRYTREAGVRNLERQIASLCRKAAKQIVSGEKKRVIITDKNIEDYLGKPKFRYGQAEVEDQIGTATGLAYTTAGGDTLSIEVSVSPGKGKLILTGKLGDVMKESAQAAFSYIRSRAAELNIEPDFSEKNDIHIHVPEGATPKDGPSAGITMATALISALTNRPVRKEVGMTGEITLRGRVLPIGGLKEKTLSAHRAGLEKIIYPEENLKDLDDIPESVKKDLTFVPVAHLDEVLKEALIGE is encoded by the coding sequence TACAGGCTCTTGAACAGGTAATGATGGATGATCAGAAAATATTTTTATCCACTCAAAAAGAAGTGGCCATAGAAGAACCAACGGAAGAAGAAATTTATCATATGGGAACACTTGTAAAAGTGAACCAAATGCTTAAACTTCCGAATGGTACAATTCGTGTTCTTGTGGAAGGTCTACAAAGAGGGAAGATTCAACAGTTCCAGGAACAAGAAGAATATCTTGAAGTTAAAGTAGACTTAATTGACGAAAGACAAAATGCTGATTCCGAAGAAATGGCACTCATGCGTATGCTCTTGCAATACTTCGAACAGTACATAAACCTATCGAAAAAAGTAACAGCGGAAACGCTCGCTTCAGTACAGGATATAGAAGAGCCAGGACGTTTAGCTGATGTCGTTTCTTCACATTTACCGCTGAAGATTAAGCAAAAACAAGAGATTTTAGAGACTTTGGATATTAAAGAACGTTTAAATAAAATCATCAAAATTTTGAACAACGAAAAAGAAGTCCTTGGGCTAGAAAAGAAAATCGGTCAACGTGTAAAGAAATCTATGGAAAAGACCCAAAAAGAATACTACCTCCGTGAACAAATGAAGGCAATTCAAAAAGAACTCGGAGATAAAGAAGGTAAAGCTGGTGAAATCTCTACCTTAAAAGAAAAAATAGAAGAATCACAAATGCCTGAAAATGTTCAGAAAACAGCTCTTAAAGAGCTCGATCGATATGAAAAGATGCCGCAAACTTCAGCTGAGAGTTCAGTGATCCGCAATTATATAGAGTGGCTCCTAAACATTCCTTGGTTTGAAGAAACAGAAGACAATTTGGACATTAACCATGCTGAAGACATCCTTAACGAGGACCATTACGGCCTCGAGAAGGTGAAGGAGCGGGTTCTAGAATATCTTGCTGTTCAGCAATTAACGAATTCATTGAAAGGTCCGATTCTTTGTTTAGTTGGTCCTCCAGGCGTTGGTAAAACATCTCTCGCAAGATCCATTGCACGTACTTTAGGGCGGAATTTCGTACGCATTTCACTCGGAGGCGTGCGTGATGAAGCTGAGATCAGAGGGCACCGGCGAACATATGTAGGCGCGATGCCAGGACGTCTCATTCAAGGTATGAAAAAGGCTGGCTCAGTCAACCCTGTTTTCCTTTTGGATGAAATCGATAAAATGGCAAATGATTTCCGTGGTGATCCTGCATCGGCCTTACTTGAGGTTCTAGATCCTGAGCAAAATCACACGTTTAGTGACCATTATATTGAAGAGCCGTATGACCTTTCGAAGGTCATGTTTGTCACGACAGCTAACAACATGGCAACCATCCCAGGACCTCTACTTGATCGTATGGAACTGATTCAGATTGCTGGATATACTGAAGTAGAAAAGCTTCACATTGCGAAACAGTACTTAGTGAAGAAGCAAACGGAAGCACATGGTCTCACAAAAGGTAAAGTCCAAATCCGTGACGAAGCGATACTTGAGGTCGTACGTCGATACACAAGAGAAGCGGGTGTGCGTAATTTAGAACGCCAAATCGCTTCACTTTGCCGTAAAGCTGCCAAGCAAATCGTTTCCGGAGAAAAAAAGCGTGTCATAATAACGGATAAGAACATCGAAGATTATTTAGGAAAACCTAAATTCCGGTATGGTCAAGCAGAAGTTGAAGACCAAATTGGGACTGCAACTGGGTTAGCCTATACGACTGCAGGTGGAGATACACTTTCAATTGAAGTATCTGTATCACCTGGAAAAGGGAAGCTCATTTTAACAGGTAAGCTTGGCGATGTCATGAAAGAATCAGCTCAAGCAGCTTTCAGCTATATTCGGTCAAGAGCAGCTGAATTGAACATCGAGCCGGACTTTTCTGAGAAGAATGATATTCACATTCACGTGCCTGAAGGCGCAACGCCGAAAGATGGTCCTTCTGCAGGGATAACAATGGCAACAGCGTTAATCTCTGCTCTTACAAACCGACCAGTTCGAAAAGAAGTGGGTATGACAGGTGAAATTACACTTCGTGGACGTGTTTTACCCATTGGTGGACTCAAGGAAAAAACGTTAAGCGCGCATCGGGCTGGGCTGGAGAAAATCATTTACCCAGAGGAAAACCTGAAAGACTTAGATGACATTCCGGAAAGCGTAAAGAAGGATTTGACATTTGTTCCTGTCGCTCATCTAGATGAAGTATTAAAAGAAGCATTGATAGGGGAATAA
- the hemB gene encoding porphobilinogen synthase, producing the protein MNNIFQRHRRLRNSDSMRALVRETALHKEDLIYPLFIIEGKDVKKEVPSMPGIYQYSLDRLDEELDEIVGLGIQSIIVFGVPKDKDEKGTSAYAEEGVIQQTIAFVKENYPQLTVIADTCLCQYTDHGHCGVIHEGDVLNDESLTLLAQTAVSQAKAGADIIAPSNMMDGFVAAIRAGLDEAGYQDIPIMSYAVKYASAFYGPFRDAAQGSPQFGDRKTYQMDPSNRLEAIREAQSDYDEGADFLMVKPALAYLDIIREIKDRFPLPLVAYNVSGEYSMIKAAALNGWVDEKSIVMEKLIGMKRAGSDLIITYFAKDAARYIDER; encoded by the coding sequence TTGAACAATATATTTCAACGCCATCGCCGTTTGAGAAACTCAGACAGCATGAGAGCACTTGTGAGAGAGACAGCACTACATAAAGAAGATCTTATCTATCCATTATTTATCATCGAGGGTAAGGACGTGAAGAAGGAAGTACCTTCAATGCCGGGCATTTATCAATATTCTTTAGATCGATTAGATGAAGAGTTAGATGAGATTGTTGGATTAGGTATTCAATCCATCATCGTATTCGGTGTTCCGAAGGACAAGGATGAGAAGGGGACTTCTGCGTATGCGGAAGAAGGGGTTATTCAACAAACGATTGCATTTGTTAAAGAAAATTACCCGCAGCTAACCGTTATTGCAGATACGTGTTTATGTCAGTACACAGACCATGGACATTGCGGTGTCATTCATGAGGGTGATGTATTGAACGATGAATCATTAACGTTATTAGCACAAACTGCAGTATCACAAGCGAAGGCAGGAGCAGATATCATTGCTCCTTCTAATATGATGGACGGATTTGTAGCGGCTATCCGTGCGGGACTAGATGAAGCTGGGTATCAGGATATACCTATTATGTCCTACGCAGTGAAATATGCATCTGCATTCTATGGTCCATTCCGAGATGCAGCTCAAGGTTCTCCTCAGTTTGGTGATCGAAAAACTTATCAAATGGATCCTTCGAATCGATTAGAGGCAATCCGTGAGGCGCAATCTGATTATGATGAAGGTGCTGACTTCTTAATGGTCAAACCTGCACTTGCTTATCTAGACATTATAAGAGAAATAAAGGATCGCTTCCCACTGCCTCTCGTTGCTTATAATGTAAGTGGTGAGTATTCGATGATTAAAGCTGCTGCATTAAATGGTTGGGTAGACGAGAAATCGATCGTAATGGAAAAGCTGATTGGAATGAAGCGAGCTGGTTCAGACTTAATTATTACTTATTTTGCAAAGGATGCAGCGCGTTATATTGACGAAAGATAA
- the hemA gene encoding glutamyl-tRNA reductase, whose product MHILKVGLNHKTAPVEIREKVSFQPGELEMALKKLRETKSILECVIVSTCNRTEIYAVADQLHTGRYYIKAFLADWFALDKDLLTPYLKIQEREDAIEHLFKVVCGLDSMVLGETQILGQIRSSFFSAQETGTTGTVFNELFKKAITLAKRAHSETDIGENAVSVSYAAVELAKKIFGGLERKNVLIVGAGKMGELTAKHLCSNGAEEITVLNRTYEKAEELATRFNGTGYTMDHLEESLLKADIVISSTGSTDYVLSKSIVAPILKKRKGKPLFMVDIAVPRDLSPDLQDLESVFLYDIDDLEGIVEANLAERQYEAEKIKVIIEEELLAFLNWINTLGVVPIITALRQKALMIQGETLNSIERKMPELTDRERKVLSKHTKSIVNQLLRDPITRIKELAAEPNAHEHLDLFTQLFGIEEELDRVLKEERLAREQSMSEAEEEKNISSPASSPAVN is encoded by the coding sequence ATGCACATTTTAAAAGTAGGATTAAACCATAAGACTGCCCCGGTCGAAATCCGTGAAAAAGTGTCCTTTCAACCTGGTGAGTTGGAAATGGCGCTGAAGAAATTAAGGGAAACAAAAAGTATACTTGAATGTGTGATCGTCTCGACCTGCAATCGTACTGAAATTTATGCAGTCGCAGACCAGTTACACACTGGGCGATATTATATAAAAGCATTTCTTGCTGATTGGTTCGCTTTGGATAAAGATCTTCTTACACCATATTTGAAGATACAAGAACGTGAAGATGCGATTGAACATCTCTTTAAGGTCGTTTGTGGATTAGATTCTATGGTCTTAGGCGAAACACAAATTCTTGGACAAATTCGTTCAAGCTTTTTCTCAGCACAAGAAACAGGAACGACAGGAACGGTCTTTAATGAGTTGTTCAAAAAAGCTATCACACTTGCTAAACGCGCTCATTCAGAAACGGATATCGGTGAAAATGCAGTCTCAGTTAGTTATGCAGCTGTCGAGCTTGCTAAGAAGATCTTTGGCGGTCTTGAAAGAAAGAACGTCTTAATCGTTGGAGCAGGAAAAATGGGAGAATTAACTGCAAAGCACCTTTGCAGTAACGGAGCCGAAGAAATTACGGTGTTGAATCGAACGTATGAGAAGGCGGAAGAATTAGCGACACGCTTTAATGGTACAGGCTACACGATGGACCACTTAGAGGAGTCTTTATTAAAGGCTGACATAGTGATTAGCTCAACAGGTTCAACTGACTATGTATTGAGCAAATCTATTGTTGCTCCGATTTTGAAGAAACGTAAAGGGAAGCCTCTTTTCATGGTTGATATCGCAGTTCCAAGAGACTTGTCGCCAGATCTGCAAGATTTAGAAAGTGTATTCTTGTACGATATTGACGACCTTGAAGGCATTGTTGAAGCCAATTTAGCTGAGCGTCAGTATGAAGCTGAGAAAATTAAAGTGATTATTGAAGAAGAGCTACTTGCTTTCTTAAATTGGATCAATACGTTAGGCGTCGTACCGATTATAACGGCTCTTCGACAGAAGGCTCTTATGATTCAAGGGGAAACGTTGAATAGCATTGAACGTAAAATGCCTGAATTGACTGATCGTGAACGTAAGGTTCTTAGTAAACATACAAAGAGTATTGTGAATCAACTGCTTCGTGATCCAATTACTCGGATAAAGGAACTTGCAGCTGAACCAAACGCGCATGAACACTTAGATTTATTCACACAGTTATTCGGGATTGAAGAAGAATTGGACAGGGTTTTAAAAGAGGAGCGTCTTGCTCGCGAACAAAGTATGTCGGAGGCTGAAGAAGAAAAAAATATTTCATCACCAGCTTCTAGTCCGGCTGTTAATTAG